A stretch of Podospora bellae-mahoneyi strain CBS 112042 chromosome 5, whole genome shotgun sequence DNA encodes these proteins:
- a CDS encoding hypothetical protein (CAZy:CBM52; EggNog:ENOG503P6FS; COG:S), producing the protein MAVKRVVAVLALATSFLATSILGEEQAKCGQASYYPSEYACYDNKTLCPITFSLPTKPCGGGCYSPEQYSCEDETIKDLPEATSPFTLTFSGVRKTFQNLNVKACGRYLAVGAKARECHACTAAGGTNCGTYQNSTVLLPGGQMASDVPGHQYWYINPTDGILRYTEALAGNASLWNATIPGKEFAGQNVKVYENGLFTWTREDATTHWWMACLVTLPGGAVGTARSWRIYAPTYVNMERGDCELGRIFSKAVDRKAGVYKYP; encoded by the exons ATGGCCGTCAAGCGCGTCGTGGCCGTCCTGGCACTTGCCACTAGCTTCCTCGCCACGTCAATACTTGGTGAAGAGCAAGCAAAGTGTGGCCAAGCGAGCTACTACCCATCCGAGTACGCCTGCTACGACAATAAGACACTCTGCCCGATTACGTTCAGCTTGCCGACCAAGCCCTGCGGTGGGGGCTGCTACTCGCCAGAGCAGTACTCATGTGAAGACGAAACGATCAAGGATCTGCCTGAAGCGACGAGCCCCTTCACCCTTACGTTTTCAGGCGTGCGCAAGACTTTCCAGAACCTGAACGTCAAGGCCTGCGGGAGATACCTTGCTGTGGGTGCCAAGGCTAGAGAGTGCCATGCTTGCACTGCGGCCGGTGGCACAAACTGCGGGACCTACCAGAACTCGACGGTGCTGCTTCCTGGTGGGCAAATG GCTTCCGACGTTCCCGGCCACCAGTACTGGTACATCAACCCAACCGACGGTATCCTACGATATACCGAAGCTCTCGCCGGTAACGCTTCGCTCTGGAACGCCACTATCCCTGGGAAGGAGTTCGCCGGTCAAAACGTCAAGGTCTACGAGAACGGACTGTTCACATGGACCCGAGAGGATGCCACGACACACTGGTGGATGGCTTGCTTGGTTACGCTgcctggtggtgctgttggaaCTGCCAGGTCGTGGCGCATCTATGCTCCCACTTACGTCAACATGGAGAGAGGAGACTGCGAGCTTGGGAGGATTTTCTCCAAGGCGGTGGATAGGAAGGCGGGGGTGTACAAGTACCCATGA
- a CDS encoding hypothetical protein (COG:U; COG:Z; EggNog:ENOG503NYSH), which yields MASYRIAAPDEYLAITGMGVKNVKITKAAWVWPFQRCMRFSVQPHDYAMNLQAMTKEKLQFLLPVVFTVGPDVNQRGANKKGKSPAPPGVSGAGSAGSPVEDDENGVYDYDNHGHVAGREDQGDSLMKYAMLLADSGAKKDGTKDFLENIVKGIIEGETRVLVSSMTMEEIFTEREVFKRRIFRNIKSELDQFGLKIYNANVKELKDAPNSIYFESLSRKAHEGATNQARIDVAEAQLKGNVGESKRKGEQEREISKIQAETAVAKTQRDIERASAEAVLDTRKAELNRDVEISRVAAKRSVEAQDEELKVKVEIKRAEAELQRLRATEVVKATIEREAKQQAADAAAYEIEADAKANFEKAKQLAEGAAYKVKVETEAAAYQTRQNAEAWTDAAVKQAEGRLAGDIKTAEGMMAMAEAYAKMSQAFGGPQGLLQYMMIEKGTYVELAKANAEAVRGMAPKISIWNTGAEAGGEGGAANGTAAMRNIYQMLPPLMTTINEQTGITLPEWQFGKMAAQTGEVQKAMKPNGTA from the exons ATGGCCTCCTACAGAATTGCCGCTCCCGATGAGTACCTTGCCATCACTGGCATGGGAGTCAAGAATG TCAAAATCACCAAGGCCGCTTGGGTATGGCCCTTCCAGCGCTGCATGCGCTTCAGCGTGCAGCCCCACGACTACGCCATGAACCTTCAAGCCATGACCAAGGAGAAACTCCAGTTCCTTCTCCCAGTGGTCTTCACCGTCGGTCCCGACGTCAACCAGCGCGGCGCTAACAAGAAGGGCAagtctcctgctcctcctggtGTCTCCGGCGCCGGCAGCGCTGGCTCCCCcgtcgaggacgatgagaaCGGAGTCTATGACTACGACAACCACGGCCATGTTGCCGGTCGCGAGGACCAAGGGGACTCGCTCATGAAGTACGCCATGCTCCTGGCTGATTCTGGCGCCAAGAAGGACGGCACCAAGGATTTCCTCGAGAACATCGTCAAGGGTATTATCGAGGGTGAGACGCGTGTGCTGGTGTCCAGCATGACGATGGAGGAGATTTTCACCGAGAGAGAGGTGTTCAAGAGGAGGATTTTCCGCAACATCAAGAGCGAGTTGGACCAGTTTGGTCTCAAGATTTACAACGCCAACGTCAAGGAGCTGAAGGATGCGCCAAACTCGATCTACTTTGAGAGTTTGAGCAGGAAGGCTCACGAGGGTGCTACTAACCAGGCCCGTATCGACGTCGCCGAGGCCCAGCTCAAGGGTAACGTCGGTGAATCCAAGCGCAAGGGTGAACAAGAGCGCGAGATCTCCAAGATCCAAGCCGAGACCGCTGTCGCCAAGACACAGCGCGACATTGAGCGCGCCTCCGCCGAAGCCGTCCTCGACACCCGCAAGGCCGAGCTCAACCGCGACGTCGAGATCTCCCGCGTGGCTGCCAAGCGCAGCGTCGAGGCTCAGGACGAGGAGTTGAAGGTCAAGGTCGAGATCAAGCGCGCCGAGGCTGAGCTGCAGCGTCTCCGTGCGaccgaggttgtcaaggccaCCATTGAGCGCGAGGCCAAGCAGCAGGCTGCCGACGCTGCTGCGTACGAGATCGAGGCTGACGCCAAGGCCAACTTCGAGAAGGCGAAGCAGCTTGCCGAGGGTGCCGCCTacaaggtcaaggttgagACTGAAGCGGCGGCGTACCAGACGAGGCAGAACGCCGAGGCTTGGACTGATGCCGCGGTGAAGCAGGCTGAGGGTAGACTTGCGGGTGACATCAAGACTGCGGAGGGTATGATGGCCATGGCGGAGGCGTATGCCAAGATGAGCCAGGCTTTCGGTGGTCCTCAGGGCTTGTTGCAGTACATGATGATTGAGAAGGGTACCTATGtcgagctggccaaggcTAACGCTGAGGCTGTCCGGGGCATGGCTCCCAAGATCAGCATCTGGAACACTGGTgctgaggctggtggtgagggtggtgctgccaATGGCACGGCGGCCATGCGCAACATCTACCAGATGCTGCCACCTCTCATGACGACTATCAACGAGCAGACTGGCATCACACTGCCGGAGTGGCAGTTTGGAAAGATGGCTGCTCAGACTGGGGAGGTGCAGAAAGCTATGAAGCCCAACGGCACCGCCTAA